The proteins below are encoded in one region of Hordeum vulgare subsp. vulgare chromosome 3H, MorexV3_pseudomolecules_assembly, whole genome shotgun sequence:
- the LOC123442884 gene encoding NDR1/HIN1-like protein 2, whose amino-acid sequence MSSNGKPNPQPPAAAAAATNGAGAGGPPKMYQRPIYRPQAPAKGRRGGRSSCRFSCCCCFFWAVLVVLLLALVAAVAGGAFYLLYRPHRPAFTLSVARVNKLSLSSSATAPALTDSIDFTLTAKNPNKKLVYLYDDFTVTAATAANAVPLGEATVPGFLHEASNITVIKATVSAAALGVDPTAASSDIKKSGTFSITLDLETKAGVKVGGLKTKKIGIQVHCDGIKVAAPSPAPAPAKKKGVKLTVAKAPSKAPAVAEAPEPSAAVADATTSPPAATTVARVCQVRIRVKIWKWTF is encoded by the coding sequence ATGTCTTCCAACGGCAAGCCCAATCCGCAGCCCCCTGCCGCCGCGGCCGCGGCCACCAACGGCGCGGGCGCGGGCGGCCCGCCCAAGATGTACCAGCGCCCCATCTACCGCCCGCAGGCGCCCGCCAAGGGCCGCCGCGGGGGGCGCTCCTCGTGCCGCttcagctgctgctgctgcttcttctgGGCCGTGCTCGTCGTGCTCCTCCTGgccctcgtcgccgccgtcgccggcgGCGCCTTCTACCTCCTCTACCGCCCCCACCGCCCGGCCTTCACCCTCTCCGTGGCGCGCGTCAACAAGCTCAGCCTCTCCAGCTCCGCCACGGCGCCCGCGCTCACCGACTCCATCGACTTCACGCTCACCGCCAAGAACCCCAACAAGAAGCTCGTCTACCTGTACGACGACTTCACCGTCACCGCCGCCACGGCCGCCAACGCCGTGCCGCTCGGGGAGGCGACCGTGCCGGGGTTCCTGCACGAGGCCAGCAACATCACCGTCATCAAGGCCACCGTCTCCGCGGCCGCGCTCGGGGTCGACCCCACCGCCGCCAGCTCCGACATCAAGAAGTCGGGCACCTTCTCCATCACCCTCGACCTGGAGACCAAGGCCGGCGTCAAGGTGGGCGGGCTCAAGACCAAGAAGATCGGCATCCAGGTGCACTGCGACGGCATCAAGGTGGCCGCGCCCTCCCCGGCACCCGCGCCGGCGAAGAAGAAGGGGGTGAAGCTCACCGTCGCCAAGGCGCCGTCGAAGGCGCCAGCCGTAGCGGAGGCCCCGGAGCCGTCCGCGGCCGTCGCCGACGCAACGACCTCGCCCCCGGCGGCGACCACCGTCGCGCGCGTGTGCCAGGTCAGGATCCGAGTCAAGATCTGGAAGTGGACCTTCTAG
- the LOC123439477 gene encoding uncharacterized protein LOC123439477, producing the protein MARRGHPPVTSSSPSSADRLELPLLRRDGWAPPALNHLELLPCRCRCKERGAPAIHHLPDTPIPPSSFARRDSPLWELAAAANLSCTTYLAEVLSRQLFVRNILSMQSIRTRGWPTRMKCMSFLPRHMSSRKHHLFLGR; encoded by the exons ATGGCACGGCGCGGCCATCCTCCGGTCACCTCGAGCTCCCCATCCTCCGCCGACCGTCTCGAGCTCCCTCTCCTCCGCCGCGACGGCTGGGCGCCGCCGGCCCTCAACCACCTCGAGCTCTTACCCTGTCGCTGCCGCTGCAAGGAGCGAGGGGCACCGGCGATCCACCACCTACCGGACACACCCATCCCCCCTTCCTCCTTCGCCCGACGAGACTCTCCACTCTGGGAACTCGCTGCTGCTGCTAATCTGAGTTGCACGACGTACCTTGCCGAAGTTCTGTCTCGGCAGCTCTTTGTGAG AAATATCCTAAGCATGCAAAGTATAAGAACAAGGGGCTGGCCAACCCGAATGAAATGCATGTCATTTTTGCCAAGGCACATGTCATCAAGGAAACATCATCTATTCTTGGGGAGATGA